A genomic window from Klebsiella quasipneumoniae subsp. quasipneumoniae includes:
- the ntrB gene encoding nitrate ABC transporter permease: MKQAQRKQPVVSVENAPGEVIILPPVQVRRTTPTVTRWLRELIQRLLPPLLGLGVLLLAWQLAAMHSKGFPTPLSTLDSALTLFADPFYQDGPNDMGIGWNVLASLQRVAVGFGLAALAGIPLGFLIGRSLFFTRMFNPLIALLRPVSPLAWLPIGLLLFQKAEPASSWTIFICSIWPMVINTAEGVRRIPQDYLNVARVLQLSEWTVMRKILFPAVLPAVLTGVRLSIGIAWLVIVAAEMLTGGLGIGFWIWNEWNNLNVENIIIAIVIIGVVGLLLEQGLMLLARRFSWQDK, from the coding sequence ATGAAGCAGGCACAACGTAAGCAACCGGTCGTCAGCGTGGAGAACGCGCCTGGCGAAGTCATTATCCTGCCGCCGGTGCAGGTCCGGCGCACCACGCCGACCGTCACGCGCTGGCTGCGTGAGCTCATCCAGCGCCTGCTGCCCCCACTGCTGGGGCTGGGGGTGCTGCTGCTGGCCTGGCAGCTGGCGGCGATGCACAGCAAAGGCTTTCCCACCCCGCTGAGCACGCTGGACTCGGCGCTGACGCTGTTCGCCGATCCGTTCTATCAGGACGGGCCGAATGACATGGGGATCGGCTGGAACGTGCTGGCCTCCCTGCAGCGCGTGGCGGTGGGCTTCGGCCTGGCGGCGCTGGCGGGCATTCCGCTGGGGTTTTTGATCGGCCGCTCGCTGTTCTTCACCCGCATGTTTAATCCGCTGATTGCTCTGCTGCGCCCGGTCAGCCCGCTGGCCTGGCTGCCGATTGGCCTGCTGCTGTTCCAGAAGGCGGAGCCAGCCTCCAGCTGGACCATTTTTATCTGCTCCATCTGGCCGATGGTGATCAACACCGCGGAAGGCGTGCGGCGGATCCCGCAGGACTATCTCAACGTCGCCCGCGTCCTCCAGCTCTCAGAGTGGACGGTGATGCGCAAAATTCTCTTTCCGGCGGTGCTGCCGGCGGTGCTCACCGGCGTGCGCCTCTCCATCGGCATCGCCTGGCTGGTGATCGTGGCGGCGGAAATGCTCACCGGCGGGCTGGGGATCGGCTTCTGGATCTGGAACGAGTGGAACAACCTCAATGTGGAAAACATCATCATCGCCATCGTCATTATCGGCGTCGTCGGCCTGCTGCTGGAGCAGGGCCTGATGCTGCTCGCCCGCCGCTTTAGCTGGCAGGACAAATAA
- a CDS encoding CmpA/NrtA family ABC transporter substrate-binding protein — MSDKFSISRRRLLQAGAALGGAMLLPGVMQAAWAGGSDRPEQTTVRVGFIPLTDCAPLAIAAAKGFDKKYGITLAPSKEASWAAVRDKLVAGELDAAHILYGLLYGLELGIASKPQAMANLMTLNRNGQAITLSSELQEKGVTDLGGLKRLIDRSAPGSYTFAHTFPTGTHAMWLYYWLASAGIDPFNDVRTVVVPPPQMVMNMRIGNMSGFCVGEPWNARAINDRIGFTAATSQDIWPEHPEKVLGARRDWVERHPNTARALVAALMEAQRWIAASAENTRETARLLARRGWLNTKEQYLTGRMLGEYDNGLGRRWQDAHPMRFYAEGEVSFPWLSDGMWFLTQFRRWGLLKQAPDYLAVASRLNRIDVWQAAAQAVGGISTPAATMRSSTLMDGTVWNGSDPEGYARHFAIQRKGA, encoded by the coding sequence ATGAGCGATAAGTTTTCAATTTCACGGCGGCGCTTGCTGCAGGCAGGGGCCGCGCTGGGCGGCGCGATGCTGCTGCCGGGCGTGATGCAGGCCGCATGGGCCGGCGGCTCGGACAGACCGGAGCAAACCACCGTGCGGGTAGGGTTTATTCCGCTGACCGACTGTGCGCCGCTGGCCATCGCCGCGGCGAAGGGGTTTGACAAAAAATATGGAATTACCCTGGCGCCGAGTAAGGAGGCCAGCTGGGCGGCGGTGCGCGACAAGCTGGTGGCCGGTGAACTGGACGCGGCGCATATTCTCTATGGCCTGCTGTACGGTCTTGAACTGGGGATCGCCAGCAAGCCGCAGGCGATGGCTAATCTGATGACCCTCAACCGCAATGGTCAGGCCATCACTCTCTCCAGCGAACTGCAGGAGAAAGGGGTGACCGACCTCGGCGGACTGAAACGGCTGATCGACCGCAGCGCGCCGGGCAGCTACACCTTCGCCCATACCTTTCCCACCGGCACCCATGCCATGTGGCTTTACTACTGGCTGGCGAGCGCCGGCATCGATCCCTTTAACGATGTGCGCACCGTCGTGGTGCCGCCGCCGCAGATGGTGATGAACATGCGCATCGGCAATATGAGCGGCTTTTGCGTCGGCGAGCCGTGGAACGCCCGCGCCATTAACGACCGTATCGGCTTCACCGCGGCCACTTCCCAGGATATCTGGCCTGAGCATCCGGAAAAGGTGCTGGGCGCCCGTCGCGACTGGGTGGAACGCCACCCGAACACCGCCCGCGCGCTGGTGGCAGCCCTGATGGAGGCGCAGCGCTGGATCGCCGCCTCGGCGGAGAACACCCGGGAGACGGCCCGCCTGCTCGCCAGACGCGGCTGGCTCAATACCAAAGAGCAGTACCTCACCGGCCGGATGCTTGGGGAGTATGACAACGGCCTCGGCCGCCGCTGGCAGGATGCCCATCCGATGCGCTTTTACGCCGAGGGAGAGGTGAGCTTCCCCTGGCTGTCGGACGGGATGTGGTTCCTCACCCAGTTTCGTCGCTGGGGGCTGCTGAAGCAGGCTCCGGATTACCTCGCGGTGGCGTCGCGTCTTAACCGCATCGACGTCTGGCAGGCGGCCGCCCAGGCGGTCGGCGGGATCAGTACACCGGCAGCCACGATGCGCAGCAGCACACTGATGGACGGTACGGTCTGGAACGGGTCTGACCCGGAAGGCTACGCCCGCCATTTCGCTATTCAACGTAAGGGGGCATGA
- a CDS encoding ABC transporter ATP-binding protein, which translates to MKPLIQVQAVSQRFNTASGEFLALQNVSFDIVEGETISLIGHSGCGKSTLLNLIAGITTPTEGGLLCDNREIAGPGPERAVVFQNHSLLPWLSCFDNVALAVDQVFRRTMSKHERREWIEHNLARVQMSHALHKRPGEISGGMKQRVGIARALAIKPKVLLLDEPFGALDALTRAHLQDTVMHIQQELNTTIVMITHDVDEAVLLSDRVLMMTNGPAATVGEILAVDLPRPRHRVQLADDSRYHHLRQQILHFLYEKQPKAA; encoded by the coding sequence ATGAAACCATTAATTCAGGTGCAGGCCGTCAGCCAGCGCTTCAACACCGCCAGCGGCGAGTTTCTGGCGCTACAGAATGTCTCCTTCGATATCGTCGAAGGGGAGACCATTAGCCTGATCGGCCACTCGGGGTGCGGAAAATCGACCCTGCTGAATCTGATCGCCGGGATCACGACCCCTACCGAGGGCGGACTGCTGTGCGATAACCGGGAAATCGCCGGGCCCGGGCCGGAGCGGGCGGTGGTTTTCCAGAACCACTCGCTGCTGCCGTGGCTGAGCTGTTTCGACAATGTGGCGCTGGCGGTGGATCAGGTGTTCCGTCGCACCATGAGCAAGCATGAGCGTCGGGAGTGGATTGAACACAACCTCGCTCGCGTGCAGATGAGTCATGCGCTGCATAAACGGCCCGGGGAGATCTCCGGCGGCATGAAGCAGCGGGTGGGTATCGCCCGGGCGCTGGCGATAAAGCCGAAAGTGCTGCTGCTTGATGAGCCCTTCGGCGCCCTGGACGCGCTGACCCGCGCTCACCTCCAGGACACGGTGATGCATATCCAGCAGGAGCTCAATACCACCATCGTCATGATCACCCACGACGTTGATGAAGCGGTGCTGCTTTCCGACCGGGTGCTGATGATGACCAACGGCCCGGCGGCGACGGTCGGCGAGATCCTCGCGGTCGATCTGCCGCGTCCGCGGCATCGCGTTCAGCTGGCGGACGACAGCCGGTATCACCATCTGCGCCAGCAGATCCTCCATTTCCTGTATGAAAAACAGCCGAAAGCGGCATGA